A window of the Camelus ferus isolate YT-003-E chromosome 22, BCGSAC_Cfer_1.0, whole genome shotgun sequence genome harbors these coding sequences:
- the RGL3 gene encoding ral guanine nucleotide dissociation stimulator-like 3 isoform X6, protein MERAAGKELALAPLQDWGEETEDGAVYTVSLRRQRSQRLSPGTGPGSTQSPSPAAHTFLHYRTSKVRTLRAARLERLVRELVSGDREQDPGFVPAFLATHRAFVPTARVLSLLLPPPPPPLPPGVQIRKTQGRDLSFNKNLRAVVSVLGSWLRDHPQDFRDPPAHSDLGSIRTFLGWAAPLGAEAQEAEKLLGGFLEEAEQEQKEEEQPQSWEGPPRAAQIPRPDSPVGCLEEEEGPLREGPELLDFSVDEVAEQLTLMDVELFSRVRPCECLGSVWSQRDRPGATGTAPTVRATVTQFNTVTGCVLGSVLGAPGLAPSQRAQRLEKWIRIAQRCRELRNFSSLRAILSALQSNPIYRLKRSWGALSREPLSTFRKLSQIFSDENNHLSSREILSQEEATEGSQEEDAAPLGSLPSKLPPGPIPYLGTFLTDLVMLDTALPDMLEGDLINFEKRRKEWEILARIQQLQRRCQNYCLNPCLPILAALRTQHQLSEEQSYRISRVIEPPAASCPSSPRIRRRISLTKRLRSCPEREAHPLGEVPGTPHSPPPVCPQRPPHPVLESRTLLLAVLQPLQGLRAPAPSYP, encoded by the exons ATGGAGCGAGCAGCGGGCAAGGAGCTCGCCCTG GCGCCGCTGCAGGACTGGGGCGAGGAGACCGAGGACGGCGCGGTGTACACTGTTTCCTTGCGGCGGCAGCGCAGTCAGCGCCTGAGTCCGGGGACAGGGCCTGGGAGCACCCAG AGCCCCAGCCCGGCTGCCCACACCTTCCTCCACTACCGCACCAGTAAGGTGCGCACGCTGAGGGCCGCCCGGCTGGAGCGGCTGGTGCGCGAGTTGGTGTCTGGAGACCGAGAGCAGGACCCGGGCTTCGTGCCTGCCTTCCTGGCCACCCACCGGGCCTTTGTGCCCACTGCCCGTGTGCTGAGCCTTCTCCTGCCACCACCGCCGCCACCTCTGCCACCAGG GGTACAGATCAGGAAGACACAGGGAAGAGATCTGAGCTTCAACAAGAACCTGAG GGCTGTGGTGTCAGTGCTGGGCTCCTGGCTGCGGGACCACCCTCAGGATTTTCGGGACCCCCCAGCCCACTCCGACTTGGGCAGTATCCGCACCTTTCTGGGCTGGGCAGCCCCACTGggggctgaggcccaggaggcagaAAAGCTGCTGggaggtttcctggaggaggctgagcaagagcagaaagaagaggagCAGCCCCAGAGCTGGGAAG GACCTCCTAGGGCTGCCCAGATTCCCCGCCCAGACTCCCCGGTAGGCTgcttggaagaggaggaaggacccCTGCGGGAAGGCCCTGAGCTCCTGGACTTCAGTGTAGACGAGGTGGCTGAGCAGCTGACCCTGATGGACGTG GAACTCTTCTCGCGCGTGCGGCCCTGCGAGTGCCTGGGCTCCGTGTGGTCGCAGCGGGACCGGCCGGGGGCCACAGGCACCGCCCCCACTGTACGCGCCACTGTGACCCAGTTCAACACGGTGACCGGCTGCGTGCTGGGCTCGGTGCTCGGGGCGCCGGGTCTGGCCCCCTCGCAGAGGGCACAGCGGCTGGAGAAGTGGATCCGCATCGCCCAG CGCTGCCGAGAACTGCGGAATTTTTCCTCCCTGCGAGCCATCCTGTCTGCCCTGCAGTCTAACCCCATATACCGGCTCAAGCGCAGCTGGGGCGCCCTGAGCCG ggaaccatTATCCACTTTCAGGAAACTTTCGCAGATTTTCTCCGATGAGAACAACCACCTCAGCAGCAGAGAGATTCTCTCCCAG gaGGAGGCCACCGAGGGGTCCCAAGAGGAGGACGCCGCCCCCCTAGGAAGCCTGCCCTCA AAGCTGCCCCCAGGCCCCATCCCATACCTTGGCACCTTTCTCACGGACCTGGTTATGCTGGATACAGCCCTGCCGGACATGCTGGAG GGGGATCTCATCAACtttgagaagaggaggaag GAGTGGGAGATCCTGGCTCGCATCCAGCAGCTGCAGAGGCGCTGTCAGAATTACTGCCTGAACCCCTGCCTGCCCATCCTGGCTGCCCTGCGCACTCAGCACCAGCTCAGTGAGGAGCAGAG TTACCGCATCTCCCGTGTCATTGAGCCGCCGGCTGCCTCCTGTCCTAGCTCCCCACGCATCCGGCGGCGAATCAGCCTCACCAAGCGCCTCA GAAGCTGTCCCGAGAGAGAGGCTCATCCCCTGGGGGAAGTTCCGGGGACCCCTCATTCTCCACCTCCAG TCTGTCCCCAGCGTCCCCCCCATCCAGTCCTAGAATCAAGGACCCTCCTCCTGGCagtcctccagcctctccagggCCTCAGGGCCCCAGCACCAAG CTACCCCTGA